In Quercus robur chromosome 11, dhQueRobu3.1, whole genome shotgun sequence, the following proteins share a genomic window:
- the LOC126704757 gene encoding uncharacterized protein LOC126704757 yields the protein MQREAQEYVKKCDNAKDLHPTFINREEFLILCSALGLSLNGAWTLYSTPTYPQGNGQAEAVNKVIVSGLKRGWNARGKWVEKLPHVLWTYWITPHRSTGETPFSMTYEAEAVIPLETRFPTLRTSSFTPSYNDELLEKSLDLIEERRENAMVQLAYYQHKLKQGYDANVKLRPLAPGDLVLRKVLGTAKNPALGKLGPNWERPYRITSVAGIGAYYLEDLDENTVLRP from the exons ATGCAGAGGGAAGCacaagagtatgtgaagaagtgtgataatgccaaagatttgcatCCAACATTCATCAATCGGGAAGAGTTCTTAATCCTTTGTTcagcccttggcctttcgcTTAATGGGGCTTGGACATT ATATTCCACCCCGACATATCCCCAGGGGAATGGACAGGCTGAAGCTGTCAATAAGGTCATTGTGAGTGGACTTAAAAGAGGTTGGAACGCAaggggaaaatgggtggaaaagtTGCCACACGTTCTTTGGACATACTGGATTACACCTCATAGGTCCACTGGggaaacccccttttcaatgacttatgaaGCCGAGGCTGTTATTCCTCTAGAGACTAGATTCCCAACATTGAGAACGAGTTCTTTCACTCCAAGCTATAATGATGAACTGCTAGAAAAGAGCCTAGACTTAATTGAAGAGCGAAGAGAAAATGCCATGGTCCAATTAGCCtattatcaacacaagctcaagcaaggATATGATGCCAACGTGAAGTTAAGACCACTAGCACCGGGGGACTTGGttttaagaaaagttttgggtACTGCTAAGAATCCAGCATTGGGAAAGTTGGGACCTAATTGGGAAAGACCATATCGCATCACATCAGTGGCAGGAATAGGTGCATATTATCTGgaagatctagatgaaaatACTGTACTCCGTCCCtag